TTGAAGTCGCTTATATCCCCTCGGGGGTCAGCCACCAGACCGTGCGATCTGACGACGAATTTGCACTGGTGTTGCTCGACCCCATTCAATGTTCCCATGGCCTGTGGAATGAGGTTGTCTTGGCCAAAATGCACCCAGCAAAAGAGGTCGCCCACCGGCTCACGAAAGAAGACCTCAGGCAACTGCGAAGCAGGGTGACCGGCAGTGATCAGCGGGTACGCGATGATGTACTCACGATAATGCACCGGTACAGGCAGCACGCGAATACCGCGGCATTGGACACGCGCATTAGCAGGGCGGTAGAGTCGCTGCAACAAACTTCGGAAAATCTGCCGCTCAGCCTGGCAGCGGCCGAAGCAGGCCTTTCGACCGATCGATTTCGGCATCTGTTTAGCGAACAGACGGGTATCAGCTTTTCTGGCTACAGGCTTTGGCAGAAAACCCGACAGGCAATCTTAGCCCTGGAAGAGCACACGCAGTTTGGCGATGCAGCACACCGGGCGGGCTTTTCAGACCAGGCACACTTCAACCGGGTCTTTCGACGCGCGTTTGGCCTCAGGCCAGCCGAGCTTTTTAAGAACGGGTTTCGGGTGAATTTTTTTCTTTGAAGCAGCCGCTTCGTTCAAGTCGATCGCTCCCACAAAGCTTATTCTTCAGCCAGCAATAGGAGGAATCATGAACTTTAAGATGCCCAAAGCCTGGAAAGAAGCTTATAAAGAAGAACTACGCCAATACCGCACGAGCCTGAACGGCCTAAACTTGCCGCAGGCATGGCGGCACCTCGAGCGCGCCCATATTATTGGACAGTACCACCCCGTGCCGCACACCGCGATCCATTGCCGCATGCTCTGGTTCGGCTTGCGATCAGCAAACCTGACTGAAGTGTTCGGCCAGATACTGCGCATTGCAGGTGGTTGGCTGGGTTCATTGCTGAACCGCATACCCGTCGGCAATACAGGTGGTGCCAACGTGTACATTTTCGCGCGCATGCCGATTCCTGAGGACCTGCGTGAACTGTTGGCAGACGCTGATGTCGAAGCGAAAGGACTCGCGGGTATCAAGCGAAAGCCGCGCTAAGGCTGGTCAGGCCTCGATCATCTACGCCGGTGCTTGCACGTAAACAGTCGACACCTACGGAAGAATTCAGCGATCTGCCAGACAACAACCCATGATAACAATCAAGCTGCTCATAGCCGCGTCACTGGTAACGTCGCTGCACGCTGTCAATCCGTTCGTGCAAACCCGCGGCATGGATCTCGTGCGGGGTGGCAAGAAGTACACCTTCATGGGAGCGAACCTTTGGTACGGCATGAACCTCGGCGCGTTCGACCGGCCACGCCTCAAACGCGAGCTCGACCGCTTGCAGAGACTCGGTATCAAGAACCTGCGCATTTTGGCAGCGAGCGAAGGGCCTGACAACGAACGCTGGCGCATTGTGCCGGCGCTGCAGA
The sequence above is a segment of the Turneriella parva DSM 21527 genome. Coding sequences within it:
- a CDS encoding AraC family transcriptional regulator; translation: MQPTLTIWPDMGIYNGPSYATERHSHFYSQLVIGAREPVRLIGRDGVERKFEVAYIPSGVSHQTVRSDDEFALVLLDPIQCSHGLWNEVVLAKMHPAKEVAHRLTKEDLRQLRSRVTGSDQRVRDDVLTIMHRYRQHANTAALDTRISRAVESLQQTSENLPLSLAAAEAGLSTDRFRHLFSEQTGISFSGYRLWQKTRQAILALEEHTQFGDAAHRAGFSDQAHFNRVFRRAFGLRPAELFKNGFRVNFFL
- a CDS encoding DUF3703 domain-containing protein encodes the protein MNFKMPKAWKEAYKEELRQYRTSLNGLNLPQAWRHLERAHIIGQYHPVPHTAIHCRMLWFGLRSANLTEVFGQILRIAGGWLGSLLNRIPVGNTGGANVYIFARMPIPEDLRELLADADVEAKGLAGIKRKPR